The window CCGAGGCCGAGCGCGCGGCGCGCGAAGTCATTTCGCTGCCGATTTTTCCGGGGCTTGCCGCGCGCGATGTTGAGCGTGTTTGCGACGCCGTGCGCGCGGTTGTGCGCTGACGCCCTCTCAAGCCGCCTTCTCAACCCTCAGCGCGCAGAACTTGAATTCCGGTATCTTGCCGAACGGGTCGAGTGCCTCGTTCGTCAGCAGGTTGGCGGCGGCTTCGCGGAAGCAGAACGGCATGAACACCTGGCCCGGCACCAGGCCGTCGTCGGCGCGCACGCGGCACTCAACCGTGCCGCGCCGCGAGGTCAGGCGCACGCGGTCGCCTTCGGCGGCGCCGATGGCGCCGAGGTCGTTCGGGTGCAGCGACGCGACCGCGACCGGCTCAATCTCGTTCAGCACGCTGGCGCGCCGCGTCATCGCGCCGGTGTGCCAGTGTTCAAGTTGGCGTCCGGTGATGAACACATAGGGGTATTGCCCGTCGGGCAGTTCGTCGGCGCGGCTGAAGGCGGCGGGCACGAAGCGGCCCAGGCCGTCGGCGGTCGGGAAGCGGTCGCGGAAGATGACCGGCTGCCCCGGGTCGTCCTCGCGCTCGCACGGGTAGGTGACCGAATGCTCGCGCTCCAGCCGTTGCCAGGTGATGCCGCGGATGCTGTCCATCGCGCCGGTCATCTCGGCGAAGACATCGGCGGCGCCGTCGTAGCGCCAATCAAGGCCGAGGCGTTTGGCCATCTGCTGGATAATCCACAAATCCTGGCGCGCGTCGCCCGGCGGCGCGACGGCCTCGCGCCCCAGTTGCACGCGGCGGTCGGTGTTGGTGAAGGTGCCGGTCTTTTCCGGGAACGCCGACGCCGGCAGGATGACATCGGCGAACAGCGCGGTCTCGGTCATGAAGATGTCCTGCACGACAAGGTGCTCCAGCGCCGCCAGCGCCGCGCGCGCGTGGCTCAGGTTGGGGTCGGACATCGCCGGGTTCTCGCCCATGATGTACATGCCGCGCAGTTTGCCGTCGGTGACGGCGTTCATGATCTCGACCACCGTCAGGCCCGGTTCGGGGTCCAGTTCAACACCCCACAGTTGCTCGAAACGCCGCCGCGCCGCGTCGTTGTCCACGCGCTGGTAGTCGGGAAACACCATCGGAATCAGGCCGACATCGGAGGCGCCCTGCACATTGTTCTGCCCGCGCAGCGGGTGCAGGCCGGTGCCGGGGCGGCCAATCTGGCCGGTCATCAGCGCCATCGCAATCAGGCAGCGGGCGTTGTCGGTGCCGTGGATGTGCTGCGAGATGCCCATGCCCCAGAAGATGATCGAGTTGCGCGCCGCCGCGTACACGCGCGCGACCTCGTGCAGCGTCTGCGCCGGAATGCCGCACACCGCCGCCATGTTCTCCGGCGGGTATTGGTCAAGCGAGCGGCGCAGTTCGTCAAACCCTTCGGTGCGCCTTGCAATGAAGGCGTCGTCGGTCAGGCCCTGCTGCACGATGGAATGCATGATGGCGTTCAGCATCGCGACATCGGTGTCGGGCTTGAATTGCAGGAAGTGGTCGGCGTGGCGCGCCAGTTCGGTGCGGCGCGGGTCCATCACTATCAGCGTCTTGCCGGCGCGCGCGGCGTTCTTGATGAAGGTCGCCGCGACCGGGTGGTTCTCGGTCGGGTTGGCGCCGATGACGATGATGACATCGGCCTCGGCGACATCCGCGACCTGGTTGGAGACCGCGCCGGAGCCGATGCCTTCCAGCAGCGCCGCGACCGACGACGCATGGCACAGCCGCGTGCAGTGGTCCACATTGTTGGTGTGGAAGGCGGTTCGCACCAGTTTCTGGAACAGGTAGGCTTCCTCGTTGGAGCCTTTGGCCGAGCCGAAGCCGGCGAGGGCGCCGGGGCCGTGCTGTTGCAGGATGCGTTGCAGGCCGGCGGCGGCGGTGTCGAGCGCCTCGTCCCAGTCGGCCTCGCGGAACATCGCGGCGATGTCTTGTGCGTCGAGGTCTTCAATGCCGGCGGTTTTGGCGGCGCCGTCGGCGCGTATCAGCGGGCGCGTCAGGCGTTCGTCGCTGTGGATGTAATCAAAGCCGTAGCGGCCCTTGACGCACAGGCGCCCCTTGTTGGAGGGGCCGTCGCGGCCTTCTACATGAAGGATTTTGCCGTCGGCGACATGGAAGTTCAGCAGGCAGCCGACGCCGCAATACGGGCACACCGACTTGACCGTCTTGTCGGCCTTTTGCAGCGCGACATCGCCCGCCGGCATCAGCGCGCCGGTGGGGCAGGCCTGCACGCATTCGCCGCAGCCGACGCAACTGCTGTCGCCCATCGGGTCGTCCAGGTCGAACACAATCAGCGACGACGCGCCGCGGTGCGCGTAGCCGATGACATCGTTGTTCTGCTCCTCGCGGCAGGCGCGCACGCAGCGCGTGCACTGGATGCAGGCATCAAGGTTGACGGCGATGCCGGGGTGCGAGGCGTCCGCCTGCGGGTTGGCGCGCGCCTCGAAGCGCGGCGGGCCGAGGTTCAGGTGTTTCGCCCAGTGGTCGAGTTCGCTGTTCAGCGTGCGGCGGCTTTGCGACAGGTCGGATTGCAGCAGTTCCAGCACCATGCGCTGCGAGTGCAGCACGCGGTCGCCGCCGGACGCGACTGTCATGCCGTCGGCGGGTTTTCTGACGCACGCCGGCTGCAATGCGCGCTCGCCCTCAATTTCCACCATGCACGCGCGGCAGTTGCCGTCGGCGCGCAGCCCCTCCTTGTAGCACAGGTGCGGGATGGCGACGCCGTGGCGCGCGGCGGCCTGCAGGATGGTCTCGCCGCTTGCGGCGGTGATGCGCTCGCCGTTCAGCGTGAAGGTGACGGCGGTGTGCTGGCCGGCCATGTCAGTTTGCTTTTCGTTCGAGTTCATCTGTCGAGTTCATGCGGGAAGTATTGAATCACACATTGCAGCGGATTGGACGCGGCCTGGCCGAGGCCGCAGATGGAGGCGTCGTTCATCACCTGCGACAACTCGCCCAGCAGCGCCGTGTCCCAGGCCGGTTTTTCCATCAGTTGCGCGGCTTTCGCGGTGCCGACGCGGCACGGCGTGCACTTGCCGCACGATTCGTGCGAGAAAAAGCGCATCGCGTTGAGGGCGGCGGCGCGCGCGCTGTCTTTGTCCGACAGCACGATGACCGCCGCCGAGCCGATGAAGCAGCCGTGTTCGTTCAGCGTGTCGAAGTCGAGCGGGACATCGGCCAGCGACGCCGGCAGGATGCCGCCCGAGGCGCCGCCGGGAAAGTAGCCGTAGAGTTCGTGGCCGGGCGTCATGCCTTCGCAGTATTCGTCAATCAGTTCGCGCGCGGTGATGCCGGCGGGGGCGAGGTGGACGCCGGGTTTGTTGACGCGGCCACTGACCGAGAACGAACGCAGGCCGCTGCGCCCGTTGCGCCCGTGCGATGCGAACCAATCGGCGCCCTGTTCAATGATGTCGCGCACCCAGTAGAGGGTTTCCATGTTGTGCTCGAGCGTCGGGCGCCCGAACAGGCCGTTTTGCGCGACGAAGGGCGGGCGCAGGCGCGGCATGCCGCGTTTGCCTTCAATGGATTCAATCATCGCCGACTCCTCGCCGCAGATGTAGGCGCCGGCGCCGCGGCGCAGTTCGATCGGCGGCGGCGTCCACGGCGCGGGGCAGGGCGGGCTGTCGCGCAGCCGCGCAAGTTCGGTTTCAAGCATTGCGCGGATGCCGGCGTATTCGTCGCGCAGGTAGATGTAGATGGCCTCAACGCCGACGACCTGCGCGGCAATCAGCATGCCTTCAAGAAAGCGGTGCGGGTCGTGTTCAAGATAATGGCGGTCCTTGAAAGTGCCGGGTTCGCCTTCGTCAATGTTGACCGCGAGATAGCGCGGCGCGGGTTCGGCGGCGACGATGCGCCACTTGCGCCCGGCGGGAAAGCCGGCGCCGCCGAGGCCGCGCAGGTTGGATTGTTCAAGCGCGGCGATGACGGATTCGCCGTCGCGCTCGCCGCTTGCGACGGCGTTGAGCAGCGTGTAGCCGTGGTTGTCTTTGTATTGGGTGTAGTCGGCGTGGTGCGGGGTTGCGGCCTGGGTTGCGTTGGTTTCGATGGCTTGCAGCACGGTGTTTGCGGTGGCGGCGGCGACGGGGTTTGTGCCGACGACGGCGACCGGGGCGGCGTCGCAGCGCCCGACGCACGGCACGCGCTGGATTCTGACGCCGTCGCCGGTTTTTTGTTGCAGGTCGGCAATCAGGCGTTCGCCGCCGAACATCTCGCAGGTGATGGAGTCGCAGACGCGCACCGTCAGCGGCGGCGGCGGTGTCTCGCCTTCCTTGACGACATCAAAGTGGTGGTAGAAGGTCGCCACTTCGTAGATTTCCGCCGGCGCCAGTTTCATCTCACGCGCCAGCGCGACGATGTGCGCGGCGCTGATGTGGTTGTAGCGGTCTTGTATCAGGTGCAGGAATTCAATCAGCAGGTCGCGCCGCCGCGGACGCTCGCCGAGCAGGGCGCGGATGTCGGACAGGGCGTCGGTGCTGACGCTCCTGCCGCGCGGTTGCCCGCGCTTTTTGCGGCGGGTGGGTTGTTTGGGGGTGGGGGTGGTTGGGGGCATGGGGGTAGTATAATCAATTGCCTATTCCCGCGACCTGCCGATGGTTCGGCGGCATTTGTGTTGGCTTGGCGCCATTCCCGCGAAAGCGGGAATCCAGTCGGGCAATAAGTGGCCTGCGGGTTTATTTTTGAATTATAAGCGAAGCGCCAGCAAGTCAAGAATCTACTATTCGATGGAGAGAAGACCATGATTCCTAAAAATCAACTGAACACTGCAGAAAAAAAATTATTAGAGGCTTTCCAGGAAGGCAAGTCAGGGAACACAAAAGAAGCTAGGAAACTAGAAGAGGCTGAGGGAATGCCTGTGGTCGATTTGGGAAATCAGGTGATACGTAGCAACTTTTTACGCGGTTTATTTTGTGAGGATTGTTATGGCAAGATAAATTATCGCGGGACTATCATTTACAAGGCTAAAGTTAGTTCTGCATTCAACATGGCTTTTTATGAAGTCAAGATTCCTGTTCGGTTTAATTCATGTCATTTTGATGAAAAAATCCAACTTGAAGGTTTTGAGTGCCCAGAATTAAGTTTTGTGAACTGCAATTTTCAACACGGCCTCGACGCTAATCAATCGGAAATAGGAAAAGATGTGTATTTGGTATTATGCAAATCTATCGGGGAAGTTGGCTTGTCTGGAGCAAGAATCGGAGGGCAACTGAGCTGTGCAGGTGCAAGATTTATGAATGGAGAGGGGTGCACTCTTCTGGCTCATAATATGAAAGTAGATGGTAATGTGCTATTGAATAGAGGATTTGTATCCGAGGGGGAAATCAGCTTGCTTGGAGCAAGAATCGGAGGGCAACTCAGCTGTGCAGGTGCAAAATTTATAAACGAAAAAGGGTGTACTCTTTTTGCCCATAACATGAAAGCAGACGGTTGCGTGTTATTGAGTGAAGGGTTTGAATCTAAAGGAGAAGTGCGATTAGATGGTGCAGAAATTGGAATGTGGATTAGTTGCAGCGGCGGGAATTTTATGAATAAAGAAGAATGTGCCCTTTTTGCCCAAGGCATACAAGTTCGCGGTAATGTGTTTCTGAATCAAAATTTCAAAGCTGAGGGCAGTGTGCATCTAAGCGGTGCAGAAATTAAAGGGCAACTTGTTTGTAAAGGTGGAAGTTTCATTAATGAAGAAAGAGAAGTTCTCCTTGCCCAAGGTATAAAGGTAGGCGATAGTGTGATTTTCAGTGAAGGATATCGCACCGAAGGCGAAGTGCGTCTGGATAACGCAGAAATCGGAGGTGCGCTTGTTTGCACAGGTGGGGCTTTCATTGACAAAGGAGGAAATGCTTTTATTATCCAAAACGCAAAAATAAATGGCAGTGTACACATGAATGAGAGATTCCAATCTGAAGGAAAAGTAAGTTTAGATAATGTGGAAATTGGAGGACAACTAAATTGCAGAAATGGAAGTTTCATTAATGAGAAAGGATACGCTCTTTCTGCCCAGAGCATGAAGGCAGCCTCTGTAGTATTCTTGAATGGTGGATTCGAGGCTAGAGGTATGGTGCATTTGGCTGGTGCAGAAATTAAAGGGGGGCTGGATTGTACAGATGGAAGTTTCATTAATGAGAAAGGATATGCTCTTTCTGCCCATAGCATGAAAGTAGCCTCTACAGTATTCTTGAGTAATGGATTTGTAGCCATAGGCATAGTGAATTTGAGTGGTGCAGAAATTCAAGGGGGGCTGGATTGTACAGGTGGAAATTTCATAGATGAAGAGAACGCTCTCGTTGCCGAAAATATAAAAGTAGCCGATGTAGTCATAGGGGAAAATTTTGAAGCTACAGGCGAGGTAAATTTATATCGTGCCAAAATTGATGGCAGCCTTCTTCTGAAAAAATGCCACTTGGCAGGATTAAGATTGACAGATGCACAAGTAGGCACATTTGCTGATGATAAGGTCAACTATACTGATTTTGATAGCAGTCATTATAATATAGATGGCTTTTCTTATCAGAAATTGGAAGGAATGTGGGAAAAGAGAAAGCAGGTGCAGTCCCGTCTTGTCTGGCTTAATTCAATGAACAAAGGTGGTGAATTTCGTCCACAGCTTTATGAGCAATTGATGAAAGTATATCTGGAAATGGGGCATACGCATTGGGCGCGGAAAGTTGGTTTTTCTGTAGAGAAGGAACGCCATAAAAGTATAAGTCAAGAAGAGAGTTTTTCATGGTGGAGATTTTGGTATTGGATTTTGAAAGTTGCCATTGGCTATGGTTATAAGCCTTTCAGGTCTTTTTATTGGTTTGCAGGCCTCATCATGACCGGATGTCTATTCTTTGGCAACACGCTTTTATGTGCAGAATATAATCCAGCTGAAGATTGGGTAGGATGTGGGGTTTGGCGCATGCTTCCATCAGACACTAAAGTTCTTCTGTCTGATGAATGGAGGGAAAATCAAACAGTTATTAAGGATTACCCTCAATTCAATCCCTTCCTTTATGCAGTGGAGACAGCGCTTCCTGTACTGCCGTTAGGCCAGACAGATAAATGGCACCCTAAGTCCCTGTGGCTTAAATTTGCACAGTCATTGATTACTTTTTTCGGAACCTTATTACTGGCTATTTTGGTTTTCTATGGTGCTGGTATCCTTGGCCCGCGCTGGAAAGAATAAGAATATTCGCAATTTATGCTATATTTCTCCAATGTCTTCATTAGTCTCATCTTATCTTCAGGATATTGCCAAGACCTACAGTGGCGGCCAGTTCACTGAGCATAGTTTTCGTGGTGATTTGCAGAAGTTTCTGAAAAAGCTTTTGCCCGATGCTCATATTACCAATGAGCCCCGGCAAATCACCAACTGCGGTGCTCCGGATTATGTTTTGGCGCGTGGGAAAATTCCTTTCGGCTATATTGAAGCCAAGAGTATAAACAAATCCCTGGATAATTCGGCTTATGAAGAGCAGTTAAGTCGTTATTTCAAGTTTACGAACAACCTGATTTTCACCAACTATCTTGATTTCCGCCTGTTTCGGGATGGAAAGCAAGTTTCTGAAGTCTCTATTGCGGATTTCAAGCACAATAAAATCAAGGGGAAGCCTGACAACTTTGATGATTTCATCAATCTCATCAAAATCTTTGCGGATTATGAAGGACAAACCATTACGAAGGCTGCCGTTCTTGCGGAACATATGGCGAACAGGGCAAAAGCGCTCGCTGGGGTTGTCGTCAAGGCTTTAGCCAGTGACACAGAGGATAAAAATAAGGCTAACAAAAGGGACAGCGAATTACAGAACCAGTTCAAAACATTCAGACGAGTTCTGATGCCGGACATGCTTCCAACTGAATTTGCCGATATGTATGCCCAAACCATTGCTTATGGCATGTTTGCTGCCCGCTTGCATGACCAGACTCTGGAAGACTTTTCCCGCCGTGAGGCAGCCTATTTGATTCCGGGAAGTAATCCGTTCCTCAGGAAATTTTTCCAACATATTGCAGGCGATGATTTGGATAAGCGTATTCAGTGGATTGTGAATAATCTTGCCGACATTTTCAGGGCGACAGATGTTGCGGAATTGATGAAGAATTTCGGCAAACCAACTCATCGCACTGACCCGTTTATTCATTTCTATGAAACTTTCCTTGAGAAGTACGATAAAAAGTTACGCAAAAGTCGCGGAGTGTATTACACACCAGAGCCGGTGGTAAGTTTTATCGTGCAGGCTGTGGATGAGGTTTTGAAGACCGAGTTCAAGCTGTCTGCCGGGTTGGCGGATACCGCTAAAATTAATGTTGAAATAGAGGATTCGCAGCGGGAATTACATAAAGTCCAGATTTTGGATCCTGCGACTGGCACCGGCACCTTCCTTGCCGAAGTGGTGAAAAAGATTCATGAAAGATTTGTCACGCAAAAAGGCATCTGGCCGGATTATGTGGAAAATGATTTGATACCGCGCTTGAATGGCTTCGAAATATTGATGGCATCTTATGCCATGGCACACCTGAAACTGGAAATGATTCTGAAAGATACCGGCTGCGGACCTGGGGACAGCCGCTTGCGGATTTTCCTCACCAACTCGCTGGAAGAGCATGATTCCGGGATTGGGAGCCAGTTGGCTATGTGGCTTTCTGATGAGTCGAAGGAAGCAGATGAGATTAAGCGTGATGTGCCGGTGATGGTAGTGCTGGGAAATCCCCCTTACGCTGTCAGCAGCAGCAACACCGGAGATTGGATTCGAGAACTGATTGAAAGTTACAAAATAGGTCTCAAAGAGAAAAAACTGAATCTGGATGACGACTACATAAAATTTACCTGTTACGGGGAATATCTGATTGAAAAGACTGGTGAGGGCATTCTTGCCTATATCTCCAACAACAGTTTTATTGATGGGATAACCCATCGCCAAATGCGCCGTCATCTACTGAAGACTTTTGACAAGATTTATATCCTGGACTTGCATGGCAACGCCAAGAAAAAAGAGACTTCCCCTGATGGTTCACCCGATAAAAATGTGTTTGACATTATGCAAGGTGTTTCCATCAATATCTTTGTCAAGACAGGCAAGAAGGAAAGTGGCGCTTTGGGGGAAGTTTTCCACTTTGATTTGTTTGGTGAACGCAAAAGCAAGTACAAATTTTTGTGGGAGCATGGCCTCGGAGAAGTCAAATTTCAGAAGCTGGAGCCTGTGCCTCCTGGTTTCTTTTTTGTGCCAAAAGATTTCTCTGCACAAGAGGAATATGAGAAAGGATTCATTGTGAACAAATTGTTCAACGTATTCAACTCAGGGATAAAAACTGACCGAGACAGTCTTTTTATTGATTTTGATGCCAAGAAGCTTTCTGCTCGCATAGAAAAACTGTTTTCGGGAGATTTTGATGAAACTTTCAAAGAAGAGTTCCAGGTCAAAGACTCAGGAAGCTATAAACTTACCAGAAAAATACAAAATAGAAACTATGATGCTAATCACATTAACTCAATCCAATACAGACCATTTGATTGTCGCTGGATTTACTATACTCCGACAATGATTAGCCGCCCAGCAGAAAAGGCAATGAAGCATATACTCGCAGGCGAGAACCTGGGGTTGATGACCTCCCGGTCGTACCCCACTAACTCTGTATTCGATCGTGTTTTTATAACTCGCCATATCGCGGATGTTCACGCCGCCAGCGATCAAACTTACTTTTTCCCGCTCTACACGTACCCCGACAAAAAGCAAATTCGGCTCGACGGTGAAAGCACCCGTAAGCCAAACCTGAGTGCCGATATTGTAAAAAACATCGCCGGCCAACTTGATTTGCAATTCATGCCGGAAGAAACCAATCGTCGCAACACCTTTGCGCCGGTAGATATGCTGGACTATATTTATGCAGTGCTTCACAGCCCTGCCTACCGTGAAAAATATCGGGAGTTTCTCAAGATAGATTTCCCTCGCATACCATTTCCTGAGAATAAAACCCAATTCCGCAAATTGATAAAGCTCGGTGCCGAGTTGCGCGCCTTACACTTGATGGAAAGTTCCAAACTGGAAACTTTGGCGACGTCCTACCCAGAAACAGGTGACAACATTATCAGCAATATCAAGTATGAGAAAGGAAAGATATGGATTAACGAAAAACAATATTTTGAAAAAATCCCTCAAGCTGCATGGGATTTCTACATCGGTGGCTACCAGCCTGCCCAAAAATATCTAAAAGAACGAAAAGGCCGCGCCCTGATTTGGGATGAAATCAACCATTACCAGAAAATTATCGTAGCGCTGACAGAGACCAGAAAAATCATGTCAAGAATTGACAAGGTTTTGTGATACTGACTCACAATAAAGGAGGACTCGCGTAGAAGTATTTAATGGCAGCGATTATTCCCCAGCATCCGAAAAAGATTGCTGCTCTCGTGATATGTACGGTATATGATGATCGTGCTATTTTCTCTGCTCCCCGCATTAACAAGTTTCTATCCATATTTGGCTTGTCGTAGATGAATCCGGATATTGCATTCATCTTGTCCTCTTGATGGTGGTTTGATATGTCTAGTTTGGATTTTTCCATCAAATTTCTGGATGGCACTTCTCTTTCCAACATCCATCTGACTGCTTCGCGGAACAAATCTTTTGCATACACATAAATTACCCATGTCATTGCGGCATGTGCCATGCCAAATATTATAATGAAAGGAGTGGGGGCGTTCTGAATTATGTTTATGTACGCAAAATTGGCCATGCTTCATTCTCGCCTGAGAGATGTTATCACATTTTCTTCCACTGATGCTGACACTTGCACCAGCAAAAGAATACAGTATTCTATTCCAATCGGCGGCCATCGCCAAAAACACAAAACCAAAGGAGGCACCCATGAGTTGGAGAGAAATAAAAGCCGAAGAAACCTATTCGGAAGAGCAAATCAAGCAGAGGCTTGAGGAGGAACTGCCGCGCTGGTATTACGAGGACGGCTGGATACGGCGCAAATACCGCACGCAGGGCTGGAAAGGGACGCTGATGGTCATCAACACGGTGGGGCATCTGGCGGAAGCCGCCTTCCACCATCCGGACCTGACCGCTTCGTATGCGTTTGTCGTCGTCAAGTTGATGAACCACGCCGCGAAGGGCGTGACGAACAAGGATTTCGAGTTGGCGAAAAAAATCGAGGAAGTGATTCAGTGGCAGCCTGGCAAAGAGGGCGGGGCACTGGAAGGCACGCCTTCAGACCAGCGGTTTGCCTATATCAAGTATGACGAGTGAGGGTGGGCGACAACAAGCATCCCGCGCGATATGTGCTGCCTGCTCCAGCCGTTTGTCTCTCATTTGACAGCCAGATCCATGGCGGCTGCCGCAGCCTTCAGCCGTTTGTCCCGTGTCCATAGCAGCGCCTCTGGCTCCAAGGCAGTTGCGGCCAGCAAATGGACATCAACATAAGAGATGCCAAGCCCCATTAACTTGTTCTTGTCGATAAAATACAGCGCTTCGGATTCCTCAACAGCTCGAAGAGCGGGTAATTGCCTCAGCGTCAGCAGAATCTCGTCCCGGTCGGGGAAAAAACTGCCACATGCAATTTCACCGATGACAAAGGGGTGAGCAAGCACTTGGCAACTGTCAAGCAAGTGCGTCAATGTTTTGTC is drawn from Gammaproteobacteria bacterium and contains these coding sequences:
- the fdhF gene encoding formate dehydrogenase subunit alpha gives rise to the protein MNSNEKQTDMAGQHTAVTFTLNGERITAASGETILQAAARHGVAIPHLCYKEGLRADGNCRACMVEIEGERALQPACVRKPADGMTVASGGDRVLHSQRMVLELLQSDLSQSRRTLNSELDHWAKHLNLGPPRFEARANPQADASHPGIAVNLDACIQCTRCVRACREEQNNDVIGYAHRGASSLIVFDLDDPMGDSSCVGCGECVQACPTGALMPAGDVALQKADKTVKSVCPYCGVGCLLNFHVADGKILHVEGRDGPSNKGRLCVKGRYGFDYIHSDERLTRPLIRADGAAKTAGIEDLDAQDIAAMFREADWDEALDTAAAGLQRILQQHGPGALAGFGSAKGSNEEAYLFQKLVRTAFHTNNVDHCTRLCHASSVAALLEGIGSGAVSNQVADVAEADVIIVIGANPTENHPVAATFIKNAARAGKTLIVMDPRRTELARHADHFLQFKPDTDVAMLNAIMHSIVQQGLTDDAFIARRTEGFDELRRSLDQYPPENMAAVCGIPAQTLHEVARVYAAARNSIIFWGMGISQHIHGTDNARCLIAMALMTGQIGRPGTGLHPLRGQNNVQGASDVGLIPMVFPDYQRVDNDAARRRFEQLWGVELDPEPGLTVVEIMNAVTDGKLRGMYIMGENPAMSDPNLSHARAALAALEHLVVQDIFMTETALFADVILPASAFPEKTGTFTNTDRRVQLGREAVAPPGDARQDLWIIQQMAKRLGLDWRYDGAADVFAEMTGAMDSIRGITWQRLEREHSVTYPCEREDDPGQPVIFRDRFPTADGLGRFVPAAFSRADELPDGQYPYVFITGRQLEHWHTGAMTRRASVLNEIEPVAVASLHPNDLGAIGAAEGDRVRLTSRRGTVECRVRADDGLVPGQVFMPFCFREAAANLLTNEALDPFGKIPEFKFCALRVEKAA
- a CDS encoding NAD(P)H-dependent oxidoreductase subunit E, which produces MPPTTPTPKQPTRRKKRGQPRGRSVSTDALSDIRALLGERPRRRDLLIEFLHLIQDRYNHISAAHIVALAREMKLAPAEIYEVATFYHHFDVVKEGETPPPPLTVRVCDSITCEMFGGERLIADLQQKTGDGVRIQRVPCVGRCDAAPVAVVGTNPVAAATANTVLQAIETNATQAATPHHADYTQYKDNHGYTLLNAVASGERDGESVIAALEQSNLRGLGGAGFPAGRKWRIVAAEPAPRYLAVNIDEGEPGTFKDRHYLEHDPHRFLEGMLIAAQVVGVEAIYIYLRDEYAGIRAMLETELARLRDSPPCPAPWTPPPIELRRGAGAYICGEESAMIESIEGKRGMPRLRPPFVAQNGLFGRPTLEHNMETLYWVRDIIEQGADWFASHGRNGRSGLRSFSVSGRVNKPGVHLAPAGITARELIDEYCEGMTPGHELYGYFPGGASGGILPASLADVPLDFDTLNEHGCFIGSAAVIVLSDKDSARAAALNAMRFFSHESCGKCTPCRVGTAKAAQLMEKPAWDTALLGELSQVMNDASICGLGQAASNPLQCVIQYFPHELDR
- a CDS encoding N-6 DNA methylase, which gives rise to MSSLVSSYLQDIAKTYSGGQFTEHSFRGDLQKFLKKLLPDAHITNEPRQITNCGAPDYVLARGKIPFGYIEAKSINKSLDNSAYEEQLSRYFKFTNNLIFTNYLDFRLFRDGKQVSEVSIADFKHNKIKGKPDNFDDFINLIKIFADYEGQTITKAAVLAEHMANRAKALAGVVVKALASDTEDKNKANKRDSELQNQFKTFRRVLMPDMLPTEFADMYAQTIAYGMFAARLHDQTLEDFSRREAAYLIPGSNPFLRKFFQHIAGDDLDKRIQWIVNNLADIFRATDVAELMKNFGKPTHRTDPFIHFYETFLEKYDKKLRKSRGVYYTPEPVVSFIVQAVDEVLKTEFKLSAGLADTAKINVEIEDSQRELHKVQILDPATGTGTFLAEVVKKIHERFVTQKGIWPDYVENDLIPRLNGFEILMASYAMAHLKLEMILKDTGCGPGDSRLRIFLTNSLEEHDSGIGSQLAMWLSDESKEADEIKRDVPVMVVLGNPPYAVSSSNTGDWIRELIESYKIGLKEKKLNLDDDYIKFTCYGEYLIEKTGEGILAYISNNSFIDGITHRQMRRHLLKTFDKIYILDLHGNAKKKETSPDGSPDKNVFDIMQGVSINIFVKTGKKESGALGEVFHFDLFGERKSKYKFLWEHGLGEVKFQKLEPVPPGFFFVPKDFSAQEEYEKGFIVNKLFNVFNSGIKTDRDSLFIDFDAKKLSARIEKLFSGDFDETFKEEFQVKDSGSYKLTRKIQNRNYDANHINSIQYRPFDCRWIYYTPTMISRPAEKAMKHILAGENLGLMTSRSYPTNSVFDRVFITRHIADVHAASDQTYFFPLYTYPDKKQIRLDGESTRKPNLSADIVKNIAGQLDLQFMPEETNRRNTFAPVDMLDYIYAVLHSPAYREKYREFLKIDFPRIPFPENKTQFRKLIKLGAELRALHLMESSKLETLATSYPETGDNIISNIKYEKGKIWINEKQYFEKIPQAAWDFYIGGYQPAQKYLKERKGRALIWDEINHYQKIIVALTETRKIMSRIDKVL
- a CDS encoding 4a-hydroxytetrahydrobiopterin dehydratase; translation: MSWREIKAEETYSEEQIKQRLEEELPRWYYEDGWIRRKYRTQGWKGTLMVINTVGHLAEAAFHHPDLTASYAFVVVKLMNHAAKGVTNKDFELAKKIEEVIQWQPGKEGGALEGTPSDQRFAYIKYDE
- a CDS encoding type II toxin-antitoxin system VapC family toxin, which produces MILVDTSVWIDHLRTADKTLTHLLDSCQVLAHPFVIGEIACGSFFPDRDEILLTLRQLPALRAVEESEALYFIDKNKLMGLGISYVDVHLLAATALEPEALLWTRDKRLKAAAAAMDLAVK